In one window of Qipengyuania profundimaris DNA:
- a CDS encoding ABC transporter permease, which translates to MSDTTRLSLFEAARVVARRDFRAILFSRAFFFFLLGPLFPLVIGALAGGIGGQVQRDAATNLVAVAMSEADTAALQSASAALSDQVRYALPRLVPDASGEAPADILKRGGANFAAVVTGSLEAPVVTAPEDQIERWRGPVALLAATATGTSPSSFPEIVTEPVASSAATSRSERIRTAQAGQLLLFLLMMLLAGMVLSNLVEEKANKVIEVLAAAIPMDAVFLGKLFAMLGVSFVGIAVWASFGGVAALLLGNQLPQLPEPALGWPAFIALGIAYFGMGYLLLGSLFLTIGGMAATVREVQTLSMPVTMMQLLVFFLAAAAITTPGSPLELTAAIFPLSSPFAMLARAAQSDALWPHALALAWQALCVVLFVRFGALLFKRRVMKSGKAGRAVKGHVGGTKTA; encoded by the coding sequence ATGAGCGATACCACCCGCCTCTCGCTGTTCGAAGCTGCGCGCGTCGTAGCCCGCCGCGATTTCCGCGCGATCCTATTCAGCCGCGCGTTCTTTTTCTTCCTGCTCGGCCCGCTGTTCCCGCTGGTCATCGGTGCGCTGGCGGGCGGTATCGGCGGCCAGGTCCAGCGCGATGCGGCGACCAATCTGGTGGCGGTTGCCATGAGCGAGGCCGACACGGCGGCGCTCCAGTCCGCTTCCGCAGCGCTCTCGGATCAGGTCCGCTATGCGCTGCCGCGCCTCGTGCCCGATGCGAGCGGGGAGGCCCCGGCAGACATATTGAAGCGCGGAGGCGCGAACTTTGCGGCAGTGGTCACCGGATCGCTCGAAGCGCCGGTGGTCACGGCACCGGAGGACCAGATCGAGCGCTGGCGCGGTCCCGTCGCCCTGCTGGCGGCAACCGCCACCGGCACCTCTCCGAGCAGCTTTCCAGAAATCGTGACGGAGCCGGTGGCCTCCAGCGCCGCCACGTCGCGCAGCGAGCGCATCCGCACCGCGCAGGCCGGTCAGCTCTTGCTGTTCCTGCTGATGATGTTGCTGGCCGGCATGGTGCTGTCCAACTTGGTCGAAGAGAAGGCCAACAAGGTCATCGAAGTCCTCGCCGCGGCCATCCCGATGGACGCAGTGTTCCTTGGCAAGCTTTTCGCCATGCTGGGGGTGAGTTTCGTCGGCATCGCAGTCTGGGCGAGCTTCGGCGGAGTGGCGGCTCTCCTGCTCGGCAACCAGCTGCCACAATTGCCGGAGCCTGCGCTGGGCTGGCCTGCATTTATCGCGCTCGGCATCGCCTATTTCGGGATGGGTTACCTGCTGCTCGGCTCGCTGTTCCTGACCATCGGCGGGATGGCGGCCACGGTGCGCGAGGTGCAGACCCTGTCCATGCCCGTCACCATGATGCAGCTGCTGGTGTTCTTCCTGGCCGCCGCCGCGATCACCACGCCCGGATCTCCGCTGGAACTGACCGCGGCGATCTTCCCGCTGTCGTCGCCCTTCGCCATGCTCGCCCGGGCCGCCCAGTCCGACGCACTGTGGCCGCATGCGCTGGCGCTGGCATGGCAGGCCTTGTGCGTGGTGCTGTTCGTCCGCTTCGGCGCGCTGCTGTTCAAGCGCCGGGTGATGAAATCCGGCAAGGCCGGGCGCGCGGTGAAAGGCCACGTCGGCGGGACGAAAACCGCCTGA
- a CDS encoding ABC transporter ATP-binding protein, producing MLTETGFMTRPPADPAAKLAIEARGLVKRFDDTLAVDGVDISVPEGAIYGILGPNGAGKTTTLRMLLGIIDPDEGVRRVFGHDRPHEVAKLIGYLPEERGLYPAMKCDEAIAFLGALRGLPLDEGKARGRDLLERHGLGYAVDRQIRQLSKGMAQTVQLLGTLVHRPKLVVFDEPFSGLDAINQGKLEVMIRELAQSGTTVIFSTHVIHHAERLCDEVAIVAGGKVPYAGSVDAARDRIPAQVRLETRVDTGDWRSALPGDARHDAKAGGNHFWYFPVPDSGIETLLKHLIDGGAGILSLSIERAGLHDAFVEIAGEAAARALAEDNALETGR from the coding sequence ATGCTTACCGAGACCGGCTTCATGACGCGACCCCCTGCAGACCCCGCGGCGAAACTCGCCATCGAAGCGCGCGGCCTCGTCAAGCGTTTCGACGACACGCTGGCGGTGGACGGGGTGGACATCTCCGTGCCCGAAGGCGCGATCTACGGCATCCTCGGCCCGAACGGCGCAGGCAAGACGACCACGCTGCGCATGCTGCTGGGCATCATCGACCCGGACGAGGGTGTGCGCCGTGTGTTCGGCCACGACCGCCCGCACGAAGTCGCCAAGCTTATCGGCTATCTGCCGGAAGAACGCGGGCTCTACCCGGCGATGAAATGCGACGAGGCCATCGCCTTCCTCGGTGCCTTGCGCGGCCTGCCGCTGGACGAGGGCAAGGCGCGCGGGCGCGACCTGCTCGAACGGCACGGCCTCGGTTATGCCGTCGACCGCCAGATCCGGCAGCTGTCGAAGGGCATGGCGCAAACCGTGCAATTGCTCGGCACGCTGGTGCACCGCCCGAAGCTGGTGGTGTTCGACGAACCGTTCAGCGGGCTCGATGCGATTAACCAGGGCAAGCTTGAGGTAATGATCCGCGAACTCGCGCAGAGCGGGACCACGGTGATTTTCTCGACCCACGTCATCCATCATGCCGAGCGCCTGTGCGACGAGGTCGCGATCGTCGCGGGCGGCAAGGTGCCCTATGCCGGATCGGTCGACGCGGCACGCGACCGGATTCCGGCGCAGGTAAGGCTGGAAACGAGGGTCGACACCGGCGACTGGCGCTCCGCCCTGCCGGGCGATGCGCGCCACGACGCGAAAGCAGGCGGCAATCACTTCTGGTACTTCCCAGTCCCCGACAGCGGGATCGAAACGCTGCTCAAGCACCTGATCGACGGCGGCGCGGGCATTCTCTCGCTCTCGATCGAGCGCGCGGGACTGCACGACGCCTTCGTCGAAATCGCCGGTGAGGCCGCAGCCCGCGCCCTTGCCGAAGACAACGCGCTGGAGACTGGCCGATGA
- the queG gene encoding tRNA epoxyqueuosine(34) reductase QueG produces MTGVNSQLQADLREEAARLGFVACGFTSAAPDPVRAERLEEFLGEGRHGSMEWMEARKAQRASPQGLWPEARSVIALGMSYAPDGDPLALESEPEKARVSVYAQGRDYHDVVKKALKALARWLIAREPESELKVFVDTAPVMEKPLGEAAGIGWQGKHTNLVSREHGSWLFLGAIYSTLQFEPDEPHADRCGNCRACQDACPTDAFPSPYRLDARRCISYLTIEHKGPIPEEFRTALGNRIYGCDDCLAVCPWNKFADAAHRHLKLAPREELVAPDLATFLQFDDAGFRQFFSGSPIKRIGRDRFVRNCLYAAGNSGQAALIPMVQALAEDPDPAVAEAARWALVSLTPSP; encoded by the coding sequence GTGACCGGGGTTAATTCGCAGTTGCAGGCGGACTTGCGCGAGGAAGCGGCGCGGCTGGGCTTCGTCGCCTGCGGTTTTACCTCGGCCGCGCCCGATCCTGTGCGCGCCGAGCGGCTTGAGGAATTCCTGGGCGAAGGCCGCCACGGCTCGATGGAATGGATGGAGGCGCGAAAGGCCCAGCGTGCATCGCCGCAGGGGCTCTGGCCCGAGGCGCGGAGCGTCATTGCGCTCGGCATGAGTTACGCGCCCGATGGCGATCCGCTGGCGCTGGAGAGCGAACCGGAGAAGGCACGTGTTTCGGTCTATGCGCAGGGGCGCGACTATCACGATGTGGTCAAGAAGGCGCTGAAGGCTCTCGCCCGCTGGCTTATCGCGCGGGAGCCGGAGAGCGAGCTCAAGGTCTTCGTCGACACCGCGCCGGTGATGGAAAAGCCGCTGGGCGAGGCGGCGGGGATCGGCTGGCAGGGCAAGCACACCAATCTGGTCAGTCGCGAGCACGGCAGCTGGCTGTTCCTCGGCGCGATCTATTCGACTCTGCAATTTGAGCCCGACGAGCCGCATGCCGATCGCTGCGGCAATTGCCGCGCCTGCCAGGATGCATGCCCGACCGATGCTTTTCCGAGTCCGTACCGGCTCGATGCGCGGCGCTGCATTTCCTACCTCACCATCGAGCACAAGGGGCCGATCCCGGAGGAATTCCGGACCGCGCTCGGCAATCGTATCTACGGCTGCGACGACTGCCTTGCCGTGTGCCCGTGGAACAAGTTCGCCGATGCCGCGCACCGTCACCTGAAGCTCGCTCCGCGCGAGGAGCTGGTCGCGCCGGACCTCGCAACATTCCTGCAGTTCGACGACGCCGGCTTCCGCCAGTTCTTTTCCGGATCGCCGATCAAGCGGATCGGGCGGGATCGCTTCGTGCGCAACTGCCTCTATGCGGCGGGCAATAGCGGACAGGCGGCGCTGATCCCGATGGTGCAAGCTCTGGCCGAGGATCCCGACCCGGCAGTGGCCGAAGCTGCGCGCTGGGCGCTGGTCAGCTTGACGCCATCTCCTTGA
- a CDS encoding NAD(P)/FAD-dependent oxidoreductase, which produces MEHYDVVIVGSGHGGAQAAIALRQNGHEDSILMVSRDRNPPYERPPLSKEYLAGDKPFERIMIRPEKFWAEKNIDLRLGYNVNEIDPVRHELSLSDDSAVTYRKLIWAGGGDARRLSCPGCDAEGIHYVRTRRDVDALKAEIDGGARRAVIVGAGYIGLEAAAVLRKLGCEVTVLEMLDRVLARVAGPELSDFYADYHRAQGVDLRLDTAVERIEVQDGKAGEVVTADGERIACDVVLVGIGIVPSVGPLIAAGAAGSNGVDIDSFCRTTLDDIYAIGDCASHANPFADNAVLRLESVQNANDMASCAAKAIMGDKQDYNAVPWFWSNQYDLKLQTVGISNGYDSTVLRGDPAASKFSVVYLKEGRVIALDCVNSVKDYVQGRKLVVDRAQIDPELLADSETQLKEMASS; this is translated from the coding sequence ATGGAGCATTACGACGTCGTCATAGTGGGTTCGGGGCACGGCGGTGCCCAGGCCGCGATCGCCTTGCGCCAGAACGGCCATGAGGACAGCATCCTCATGGTCAGCCGCGACCGTAATCCACCCTACGAGCGCCCGCCGCTGTCGAAGGAATATCTCGCCGGCGACAAGCCGTTCGAGCGGATCATGATCCGGCCCGAGAAATTCTGGGCCGAAAAGAATATCGACCTGCGGCTTGGCTACAACGTCAACGAGATCGACCCGGTGCGGCACGAGCTTTCGCTGTCGGACGACAGCGCGGTAACCTACCGCAAGCTGATTTGGGCCGGTGGCGGCGACGCACGGCGCCTGTCTTGCCCCGGCTGCGATGCGGAGGGCATCCATTATGTCCGCACGCGGCGCGACGTCGATGCGCTGAAGGCCGAGATCGACGGTGGGGCGCGACGCGCTGTTATCGTCGGTGCGGGTTATATCGGGCTGGAAGCGGCGGCCGTCCTGCGCAAGCTGGGCTGCGAAGTCACCGTGCTGGAGATGCTCGACCGCGTATTGGCGCGCGTCGCGGGTCCGGAACTGTCGGATTTCTATGCCGACTATCACCGCGCCCAGGGCGTCGACCTCCGGCTGGATACGGCGGTCGAGCGGATCGAGGTGCAGGACGGCAAGGCCGGCGAAGTCGTCACTGCCGATGGCGAGCGGATCGCCTGCGACGTGGTGCTTGTCGGCATCGGCATCGTTCCCTCCGTCGGTCCGCTGATCGCGGCCGGCGCGGCGGGCAGCAACGGCGTGGATATCGACAGCTTTTGCCGCACGACGCTCGACGATATCTATGCGATCGGCGACTGCGCCAGCCATGCCAACCCCTTCGCCGACAATGCCGTGCTGCGGCTGGAATCGGTGCAGAATGCCAACGACATGGCAAGCTGTGCCGCCAAGGCGATCATGGGCGACAAGCAGGACTACAACGCGGTGCCATGGTTCTGGTCCAACCAGTACGATTTGAAGCTCCAGACCGTCGGCATCTCCAACGGCTACGACAGCACCGTACTGCGCGGCGATCCGGCAGCATCGAAATTCAGCGTGGTCTATCTGAAAGAGGGCCGCGTAATTGCGCTCGACTGCGTGAATTCGGTCAAGGATTACGTCCAGGGCCGCAAGCTGGTGGTCGACCGCGCGCAGATCGATCCGGAACTGCTCGCCGATAGCGAGACGCAGCTCAAGGAGATGGCGTCAAGCTGA
- a CDS encoding NAD-glutamate dehydrogenase, protein MGSKSAAKAKSGTLSKKLHAELVERMRQSLLRGDTPITDAKMDEAARFLGETAYQREFGEPAIHVESATEDRRFTRIAIVNDDMPFLVDSLAAAIAALGLSIDHLVHPVVPVERKKDCVLKAIPEGDPEDAYWESMIYLETARVDAKTRRQLEDSIVETLKDVRAAVKDWPKLQAAMAADANRIADVDEEGAALLEWLNSGMLTQLGHVTRHRDGTQDDPLGICRTSTEQLLAEASFDRAFAWFDDTKNTRVPLVIKANHLSRVHRRVPLDVLIVPLREGGKLVALSLHAGVWTSAALAAPPRAVPRLREQLQRLYDRYGFDEGGHAGKALVHALTTLPHDLMIGFQEEDVDRVATTMMSLVDRPRPRLALVEAPLARHLFAFVWLPRDMLATQVRLEIQALLEDTAAARLLDWSLEVEGGNVATLRFVLDIRDGSGAPDEVTLEERLQTLLRGWSEAVEAELGQTEEPPRAAALAMRFAESFPTAFRGRFGPQEAALDIVRLHRLGASAESEEIARGARMYQCEREAETCLRLKLYQSEGSLPLSEGVPALENFGFHVQSEMPTVLDDGRLGTIHDFRLELKPGGDPAALVERADAIEEAIAAVLNGEAENDVFNRLVPEAGLSAREANWLRAFYRYLRQVGMGFTIYTVVDALAAAPDVTRALVALFTARHDPDFGSGREQAIEDARAAIKRGLSKVKAINDDRLLRLYNSLIDAILRTNAFAPAAGEALGFKIDSARVPGLPKPIPYREIFVYSRRIEGIHLRAGPVARGGLRWSDRRDDFRTEILGLMKAQRVKNAVIVPTGAKGGFYPKQLPNPAIDREGWALEGRTSYEIFIRTLLSVTDNIVNDKVVHPEDVVITDGEDPYFVVAADKGTATFSDVANAIAESRDFWLDDAFASGGSKGYDHKAMGITARGAWVSVQRHFLEMGVDVQSDPIEVVGCGDMSGDVFGNGMLLSKAIKLVAAFDHRHIFLDPDPDPAKSWKERKRLFDLPRSSWEDYDSDLISRGGGVFPRDAKTIKLSKTMQAKLDIEQDEIEPEALISAILKAPVDLIWFGGIGTYIKAAHENNVQVGDPANDALRVDGRELRAKVIGEGANLGITQAGRIEFAHIGGRSNTDFIDNSAGVDCSDNEVNIKIALAAAKRAGKLSEPKRVELLESMTEEVADLVLEDNRLQALALSIAEIGGDRAMASQRHIIETLEAGGNLDRRTEGLADDQTLLRRAADGQGLTRPELAVLLSSTKLVLQAAIEDSDLPDDKLLESTLFEAFPEPMRKKFKAQIAGHRLRREIIATKLANQIVNRLGTIHPFELAEEEGVELSQVAAAFVACEELFGLEELWAQIDVADMSEQARLTLFDRLAAAVGNLMSDVLRSASGKVDPSALVAELGKGVRVLAEATDQLLSAESRQQSARLEAQLTEAGAPEKFAARVSHLYDLDGSVGLAQLASDTGIEPKGLTLGFTEIGRRLGLDWAQSTAAMMSPSDVWERLLVSGLARDFQQMRLELLRRLSRRKDAKKDMPGTVEKWADEQDVAVRGFRTMIARAQAQSPVAPAMLAQVASMARNLLGR, encoded by the coding sequence ATGGGTTCGAAGAGCGCCGCCAAAGCGAAATCCGGCACATTGTCCAAGAAACTGCACGCCGAGCTGGTGGAGCGCATGCGCCAGTCGCTGCTGCGCGGCGATACGCCGATTACCGACGCGAAGATGGACGAGGCCGCGCGTTTCCTCGGCGAAACGGCCTATCAGCGCGAATTCGGCGAGCCTGCCATCCATGTCGAAAGCGCGACCGAAGACCGCCGCTTCACGCGCATCGCCATCGTCAATGACGACATGCCCTTCCTCGTCGATTCGCTGGCTGCGGCGATTGCGGCGCTCGGCCTCTCGATCGACCATCTCGTCCACCCGGTCGTCCCGGTGGAGCGCAAGAAGGATTGCGTGCTCAAAGCCATCCCCGAGGGCGATCCGGAGGATGCCTATTGGGAATCGATGATCTACCTCGAAACCGCGCGGGTCGATGCGAAGACGCGCCGCCAGCTCGAGGATAGCATCGTCGAGACGCTGAAGGACGTTCGCGCCGCTGTGAAAGACTGGCCGAAACTGCAAGCCGCCATGGCCGCCGATGCCAATCGCATCGCCGATGTCGATGAAGAGGGGGCGGCGCTGCTCGAATGGCTCAATTCGGGCATGCTGACGCAGCTCGGCCACGTGACCCGCCACCGCGACGGCACGCAGGACGATCCGCTGGGCATCTGCCGCACAAGCACCGAACAATTGCTCGCCGAAGCGTCTTTCGACCGCGCCTTCGCGTGGTTCGACGACACAAAGAACACCCGCGTGCCGCTGGTCATCAAGGCCAATCATTTGAGCAGGGTCCACCGGCGGGTCCCGCTGGACGTGCTGATCGTGCCGCTGCGGGAAGGTGGCAAGCTGGTGGCGCTTTCGCTCCATGCAGGGGTATGGACCAGCGCCGCCCTCGCTGCCCCGCCCCGCGCCGTCCCGCGCCTGCGCGAGCAGCTGCAGCGGCTCTACGATCGCTATGGCTTCGACGAGGGCGGCCATGCGGGCAAGGCGCTGGTGCATGCGCTGACCACGCTGCCCCACGACCTGATGATCGGTTTTCAGGAAGAGGACGTCGATCGCGTCGCGACGACCATGATGAGCCTGGTCGACCGCCCCCGCCCGCGTCTGGCACTGGTGGAGGCCCCGCTGGCGCGCCACCTCTTCGCCTTCGTCTGGCTGCCGCGCGACATGCTGGCGACGCAGGTCAGGCTAGAGATCCAGGCCCTGCTGGAAGACACCGCCGCTGCGCGCCTGCTCGATTGGAGCCTCGAGGTCGAAGGCGGCAATGTCGCTACGCTGCGCTTCGTCCTCGACATCCGCGACGGCTCCGGCGCACCCGATGAAGTGACCCTTGAGGAGCGCCTGCAGACATTGCTGCGCGGCTGGAGCGAAGCGGTCGAGGCGGAACTCGGCCAGACCGAGGAACCGCCGCGTGCCGCCGCGCTGGCCATGCGCTTTGCCGAAAGTTTCCCGACTGCCTTCCGCGGCCGGTTCGGGCCGCAGGAAGCCGCGCTCGATATCGTGCGGCTGCACCGGCTTGGCGCCAGCGCCGAAAGCGAAGAGATCGCCCGCGGTGCGCGCATGTATCAGTGCGAGCGGGAAGCCGAAACCTGCCTGCGCCTGAAGCTCTATCAGTCCGAAGGCAGCCTGCCGTTGTCCGAGGGCGTACCCGCGCTGGAAAACTTCGGGTTTCACGTGCAGTCGGAAATGCCGACCGTGCTCGACGACGGGCGGCTCGGCACGATCCACGACTTCCGGCTGGAGCTGAAGCCGGGCGGCGATCCGGCCGCGCTGGTCGAACGCGCCGACGCGATCGAGGAAGCGATCGCAGCAGTGCTCAATGGCGAGGCGGAGAACGACGTCTTCAACCGGCTTGTGCCCGAAGCCGGCCTGTCCGCGCGCGAGGCCAACTGGCTGCGCGCCTTCTATCGCTATCTGCGGCAGGTCGGCATGGGCTTCACCATCTACACGGTGGTCGATGCGCTGGCCGCCGCACCCGATGTGACTCGCGCTCTGGTGGCGCTGTTCACCGCTCGGCACGATCCCGATTTCGGCAGCGGCCGCGAACAGGCGATCGAGGATGCACGCGCCGCGATCAAGCGCGGCCTGTCCAAGGTAAAGGCGATCAACGACGACCGCCTGCTTCGGCTCTACAATTCGCTGATCGACGCGATCCTGCGGACCAATGCTTTCGCTCCGGCGGCAGGCGAGGCGCTCGGCTTCAAGATCGACAGTGCCCGCGTGCCGGGCCTGCCCAAGCCTATCCCCTATCGCGAGATCTTCGTCTATTCGCGCCGCATCGAAGGCATTCATTTGCGCGCCGGCCCGGTGGCGCGCGGCGGCCTGCGCTGGTCCGACCGGCGCGACGACTTCCGCACCGAAATCCTCGGCCTGATGAAGGCGCAGCGCGTGAAGAACGCGGTGATCGTGCCGACCGGCGCGAAAGGCGGTTTCTATCCCAAGCAGCTGCCCAACCCTGCCATCGACCGCGAGGGCTGGGCGCTGGAAGGGCGCACCAGCTACGAGATTTTCATCCGCACGCTGCTGTCGGTCACCGACAATATCGTCAACGACAAGGTCGTGCATCCAGAAGACGTCGTCATCACCGATGGCGAGGACCCGTATTTCGTGGTCGCTGCCGACAAGGGCACGGCCACCTTCTCCGACGTAGCAAATGCCATCGCGGAAAGCCGGGATTTCTGGCTCGACGATGCCTTCGCCAGCGGCGGCTCCAAGGGCTACGACCACAAGGCCATGGGCATCACCGCCCGCGGCGCCTGGGTATCGGTCCAGCGGCATTTCCTCGAAATGGGTGTCGACGTGCAGAGCGACCCCATCGAGGTCGTCGGCTGCGGTGACATGTCGGGCGATGTGTTCGGCAACGGCATGCTGCTGTCCAAGGCGATCAAGCTGGTGGCTGCCTTCGACCACCGGCACATTTTTCTCGATCCCGATCCCGATCCGGCGAAAAGCTGGAAGGAGAGGAAGCGCCTGTTCGACCTGCCGCGATCGAGCTGGGAGGATTACGACAGCGACCTGATCTCGCGCGGCGGCGGGGTGTTCCCGCGCGATGCGAAGACCATCAAGCTGTCGAAGACGATGCAGGCCAAGCTCGACATCGAACAGGACGAGATCGAGCCCGAGGCCCTGATCAGCGCGATCCTGAAAGCGCCGGTCGACCTGATCTGGTTCGGCGGCATCGGCACCTACATCAAGGCAGCGCACGAGAACAACGTGCAGGTCGGCGACCCGGCCAACGATGCGCTGCGCGTGGACGGGCGCGAACTGCGCGCCAAGGTGATCGGCGAGGGCGCGAACCTCGGCATTACGCAGGCGGGACGAATCGAATTCGCCCACATCGGCGGGCGCAGCAATACCGACTTCATCGATAATTCGGCCGGGGTCGATTGCTCGGACAACGAGGTCAATATCAAGATCGCGCTCGCTGCCGCCAAGCGCGCGGGCAAGCTTTCGGAACCCAAGCGCGTCGAACTGCTCGAATCGATGACCGAGGAAGTCGCCGACCTCGTGCTGGAAGACAATCGCCTCCAGGCGCTCGCGCTTTCGATTGCCGAGATCGGCGGCGACCGCGCGATGGCATCGCAGCGGCACATCATCGAAACGCTGGAAGCCGGCGGCAATCTCGACCGGCGAACCGAAGGGCTGGCCGACGACCAGACGCTGCTTCGCCGCGCGGCCGACGGGCAGGGACTGACCCGTCCGGAGCTCGCCGTGCTGCTGTCGTCCACCAAATTGGTGCTGCAGGCGGCCATCGAGGATAGCGACCTGCCCGACGACAAGCTGCTCGAAAGTACGCTGTTCGAAGCCTTCCCCGAGCCGATGCGAAAGAAGTTCAAGGCGCAGATCGCGGGCCACCGGCTGCGCCGCGAGATCATCGCGACCAAGCTCGCCAATCAGATCGTCAATCGGCTGGGCACGATCCATCCCTTCGAACTGGCCGAGGAAGAGGGCGTCGAACTGTCGCAGGTCGCCGCGGCGTTCGTGGCGTGCGAGGAGCTGTTCGGCCTCGAGGAATTATGGGCGCAAATCGATGTGGCAGACATGTCGGAACAGGCGCGCTTGACGCTGTTCGACCGGCTGGCCGCAGCGGTCGGCAATCTCATGTCCGACGTGCTGCGCAGCGCGTCGGGCAAGGTCGATCCGAGCGCACTCGTTGCCGAACTGGGCAAGGGCGTTCGCGTGCTTGCAGAAGCGACCGACCAGTTGCTGTCGGCCGAATCGCGCCAGCAATCCGCGCGCCTCGAGGCGCAATTGACCGAAGCGGGCGCGCCGGAGAAATTCGCCGCCCGGGTGAGCCATCTCTACGACCTCGACGGGTCGGTCGGCCTGGCCCAGCTGGCCAGCGACACGGGTATCGAGCCGAAGGGCCTCACGCTCGGCTTCACCGAAATCGGGCGCCGTCTCGGCCTCGACTGGGCTCAGTCGACCGCTGCGATGATGAGCCCATCGGATGTTTGGGAGCGCCTGCTTGTTTCGGGCCTCGCCCGCGATTTCCAGCAGATGCGGCTGGAACTCCTGCGCCGCCTCTCGCGCCGCAAGGATGCGAAGAAGGACATGCCCGGCACGGTGGAGAAATGGGCCGACGAACAGGATGTGGCGGTGCGCGGGTTCCGCACGATGATCGCCCGCGCGCAGGCGCAGTCGCCGGTCGCTCCGGCCATGCTCGCACAAGTGGCCAGCATGGCGCGCAACCTTCTGGGACGGTAG
- a CDS encoding LLM class flavin-dependent oxidoreductase has translation MTDFSVLDLVPVREGGSVGDALTAATDLAKAAEAAGCKRFWVAEHHAMEGIAGGATSVVLAHIGNATSTIRIGSGGIMLPNHTPFQIAEQFGTLDALFPGRIDLGLGRAPGAGPELQRALRKDLHRAAEMFPQDVVELMALMKGEGAIHPTPGRGAEPEFWMLGSSLFGAQLAAKLGLPYAFASHFAPDHLDAALELYRRDFQPSEACEKPHVMAAMNLFVADSEAEAEYLASSQLQAFVALRTGRPGKLPPPRENFRDSLPPQAQAMLAHIGQASAIGTPAMARDTVESFVARTGADEIVFGGSTYDPAARIRSLELAMDALQPLRAVA, from the coding sequence ATGACCGATTTTTCCGTCCTCGACCTCGTCCCCGTTCGCGAAGGCGGCAGCGTCGGCGATGCGCTCACCGCCGCGACCGACCTTGCGAAAGCTGCCGAGGCCGCGGGCTGCAAACGCTTCTGGGTTGCCGAGCATCACGCGATGGAAGGCATTGCCGGCGGTGCGACCTCGGTCGTGCTCGCGCATATCGGCAATGCCACCAGCACCATCCGCATCGGATCGGGCGGCATCATGCTGCCGAACCACACGCCGTTCCAGATCGCCGAGCAATTCGGCACGCTCGACGCGCTGTTTCCCGGCCGCATCGACCTGGGCCTTGGTCGCGCACCGGGGGCGGGACCGGAATTGCAGCGGGCGCTGCGCAAGGACCTGCACCGCGCCGCCGAGATGTTCCCGCAGGACGTCGTCGAGTTGATGGCGCTGATGAAGGGCGAAGGGGCGATCCACCCCACACCCGGACGCGGCGCAGAGCCCGAATTCTGGATGCTCGGATCGAGCCTGTTCGGCGCGCAGCTGGCCGCGAAACTCGGCCTGCCCTACGCCTTCGCCAGCCATTTTGCGCCCGATCACCTCGATGCCGCGCTTGAACTATATCGCCGCGATTTCCAGCCATCCGAGGCTTGCGAGAAGCCGCATGTCATGGCGGCGATGAACCTGTTCGTCGCCGACAGTGAGGCCGAAGCCGAATATCTCGCCAGCTCGCAGTTGCAGGCCTTCGTCGCGCTGCGCACCGGGCGGCCCGGAAAGCTGCCCCCGCCGCGCGAGAACTTCCGCGATAGCCTCCCCCCTCAGGCGCAGGCCATGCTCGCCCACATCGGCCAGGCGAGCGCGATCGGCACGCCCGCAATGGCCCGCGACACGGTCGAGAGCTTCGTCGCGCGTACCGGTGCGGACGAGATCGTTTTCGGCGGCAGCACTTATGACCCTGCGGCGCGCATCCGGTCGCTCGAACTCGCGATGGACGCGCTCCAGCCCTTACGCGCCGTAGCGTAA
- a CDS encoding tetratricopeptide repeat protein codes for MSALALLIMQVGPNPSVGAIPDVPDELANRPQRETADIIETTPSPRSEYLSRCLALTTGEPEEALDFAQAWRVQVESDLELAQSAHCLGLGLVRLERYEEARTIFETASAEAPDTLPAYRARLGAMAGNAALADDKPATAEPLFAQAITHATAAGDGALAASLHVDRARALVAAGRQEDAAEALASARAEDPANARAWLLSATLSRRLDRLGEAQLQIERAAEIDPRNPVIGLEAGVIAALSGRDDDARRSFESVLLVAPESTEADRARAYLEQLAQ; via the coding sequence TGCCCGATGAGCTGGCGAATCGCCCGCAGCGCGAGACTGCCGATATTATCGAAACGACGCCGTCCCCGCGCAGCGAATATCTCTCGCGGTGCCTGGCGCTGACGACCGGCGAGCCGGAAGAGGCGCTCGATTTCGCGCAGGCCTGGCGCGTGCAGGTGGAAAGCGATCTCGAACTGGCGCAGTCGGCCCATTGTCTCGGGCTGGGGCTGGTGAGACTGGAGCGATACGAAGAGGCGCGCACGATCTTCGAGACTGCCAGTGCCGAAGCGCCGGATACCCTGCCCGCCTACCGTGCCCGGCTGGGGGCGATGGCCGGCAATGCCGCGCTAGCCGACGACAAGCCCGCCACTGCCGAGCCGCTGTTCGCGCAGGCCATCACCCATGCGACGGCAGCGGGCGACGGCGCTCTCGCAGCGAGTCTCCATGTCGACCGCGCCCGTGCGCTCGTGGCGGCGGGTCGTCAGGAGGATGCGGCAGAGGCGCTCGCCTCGGCCCGCGCAGAGGACCCGGCCAATGCGCGCGCATGGTTGCTGTCCGCAACTCTTTCCCGCCGCCTTGATCGGCTGGGCGAGGCGCAGCTGCAGATCGAGCGTGCTGCCGAAATCGATCCGCGCAACCCGGTGATCGGGCTTGAGGCCGGCGTGATCGCCGCCCTGTCCGGCCGCGACGACGACGCGCGGCGCAGCTTCGAATCGGTCCTGCTGGTCGCACCCGAAAGCACAGAAGCCGACCGCGCCCGCGCCTATCTGGAGCAACTTGCCCAATGA